From Cucumis melo cultivar AY chromosome 1, USDA_Cmelo_AY_1.0, whole genome shotgun sequence, a single genomic window includes:
- the LOC103495468 gene encoding dynamin-like protein ARC5 isoform X1 produces MESGAEPLAVDHDKWRLYEAYNELHGLAQEFHTPFDAPAVLVVGHQTDGKSALVEALMGFQFNHVGGGTKTRRPITLHMKYDPDCETPVCHLVSDDDPTVAIQKSLHEIQAFIEAENMRLESETSQFSAKEIIIKVEYKYCPNLTIIDTPGLIAPAPGRKNRVLQAQARAVESLVRAKMQHREFIILCLEDCSDWSNATTRRVVMQIDPELSRTVIVSTKLDTKIPQFARSSDVEVFLLPPSCALDGIILGDSPFFTSVPSGRVGSAHDSVYKSNDEFKEAIALREKEDIILLEEKLCRPLAEKEKVRIGVSKLRTFLEELLQKRYMDSVPLIISLLDKEYRSTTRKLNDIDQELSNLDEVTLKEKGRAFHDLFLTKLSLLLKGTVVAPPDKFGETLQDERINGGAFVGTDGLQFPQKLIPNAGMRLYGGAQYHRAMAEFRFVVGGVKCPPITREEIVNACGVEDIHDGANYSRTACVIAVAKARDTFEPYLHQLGGRLLHILKRLLPISVYLLQKDGEYLSGHQVFLNRVSSAFNNFAESTEKACREKCMEDLVSTTRYVSWSLHNKNRSGLRHFLDSFCGNDQSIMGGNLASSGLSQDSTFGSLSNERQDNKPRPDVKLSQLASGIDSSSCIQGTETRLVDLLDCTLWNRRLAPSSERIVHALVQQIFHGIREYFLASAELKFNCFLLMPVVDKLPALLREDLDSAFENELDNVFDITNLVHSLSQRKRDAEVELRRIKRLKEKFRVVHQQLILQQSKPEMKTGEGDTK; encoded by the exons ATGGAGAGTGGAGCAGAGCCACTGGCGGTGGACCATGACAAATGGCGACTCTACGAAGCTTACAATGAGCTTCACGGACTCGCTCAGGAGTTCCACACTCCTTTCGACGCTCCGGCAGTACTCGTGGTCGGCCACCAAACCGATGGCAAAAGCGCCTTGGTTGAAGCTCTCATGGGCTTCCAATTCAACCACGTCGGTGGCGGAACCAAGACTCGCAGACCCATTACTCTTCACATGAAGTACGACCCCGACTGTGAAACTCCCGTCTGTCATCTTGTCTCCGATGACGACCCCACTGTCGCCATCCAAAAATCTCTCCACGAAATTCAG GCATTCATTGAAGCTGAAAATATGAGGTTGGAGAGTGAAACAAGTCAATTCTCGGCCAAGGAAATAATTATTAAAGTGGAGTATAAGTATTGCCCTAATCTTACGATTATTGACACTCCTGGGCTCATTGCTCCAGCCCCAGGTCGAAAGAATCGGGTGTTGCAG GCTCAAGCTCGTGCAGTCGAGTCACTAGTACGAGCTAAAATGCAGCACAGAGAGTTCATCATATTGTGTCTTGAAGATTGTAGTGACTGGAGTAATGCGACTACCCGAAGGGTCGTAATGCAG ATTGATCCTGAACTCTCAAGGACTGTGATTGTATCAACCAAACTTGATACCAAGATACCCCAATTTGCTCGTTCTTCAGACGTGGAAGTCTTTCTTTTGCCACCCTCTTGTGCACTTGATGGCATCATATTGGGGGACTCTCCATTTTTCACATCTGTTCCTTCAGGCAGAGTTGGTTCTGCACATGATTCAGTTTATAAATCAAATGACGAGTTCAAAGAG GCTATAGCTTTGAGAGAGAAGGAAGACATTATCCTTTTGGAGGAAAAGTTGTGCCGACCTTTGGCTGAGAAAGAAAAAGTGAGAATTGGTGTAAGCAAATTGAGAACGTTCTTAGAAGAACTGCTACAGAAAag GTATATGGACAGTGTGCCCTTGATCATTTCACTTCTTGATAAGGAGTACAGGAGCACAACTCGAAAACTGAATGATATTGATCAAGAACTCAG TAATTTGGACGAAGTAACATTGAAGGAGAAAGGAAGAGCATTTCACGACTTGTTTTTGACCAAG TTATCTTTGCTTTTAAAAGGAACAGTTGTTGCTCCTCCAGATAAATTTG GTGAAACACTTCAAGATGAAAGAATCAATGGAGGGGCTTTTGTTGGTACCGATGGTCTTCAATTTCCACAGAAACTAATCCCG aatgCAGGCATGCGTTTATATGGTGGTGCACAATATCATCGTGCTATGGCTGAGTTCCGTTTTGTGGTTGGGGGAGTAAAGTGTCCTCCAATTACTAGGGAAGAAATTGTAAATGCATGTGGAGTCGAGGATATACATGATGGAGCAAACTACTCTAG AACGGCTTGTGTGATAGCTGTGGCCAAAGCTCGAGATACCTTTGAACCATATCTTCATCAG TTGGGTGGTAGACTATTGCACATTTTGAAGAGACTGCTTCCTATTTCTGTCTACCTTCTTCAG AAAGATGGGGAGTATTTAAGTGGTCACCAGGTGTTTCTCAACCGTGTTTCTTCTGCCTTCAACAACTTTGCTGAATCTACTGAGAAGGCATGCCGTGAAAA ATGCATGGAAGATTTAGTGAGCACTACCCGCTACGTCTCATGGTCGCTTCACAATAAG AATCGATCAGGGCTACGCCACTTCCTAGACTCATTTTGTGGAAATGATCAGTCCATCATGGGAGGGAATTTGGCTTCTAGTGGCCTTTCTCAAGATTCAACTTTTGGTTCTCTTAGCAATGAGCGGCAAGACAATAAACCTAGGCCAGATGTAAAGCTCAGTCAATTGGCATCAGGAATTGACTCCAGCTCTTGTATTCAGGGAACAGAAACAAGGCTAGTTGATCTCTTAGATTGCACGCTTTGGAACAGAAGACTTGCTCCTTCATCTGAAAGAATTGTTCATGCTCTAGTACAGCAGATATTCCATGGAATTAGAGAATATTTCTTGGCTTCTGCAGAACTAAAG TTCAACTGTTTTCTTCTAATGCCAGTAGTGGACAAGTTGCCAGCACTTCTACGCGAGGACTTAGACTCTGCTTTTGAAAATGAACTGGATAATGTTTTCGATATCACGAATTTGGTACACTCCTTGAGCCAGCGAAAGCGCGATGCTGAGGTTGAACTGAGAAGG ATTAAGAGGCTCAAGGAGAAGTTTAGAGTGGTACATCAGCAGCTCATACTGCAACAATCCAAGCCTGAAATGAAAACTGGAGAAGGTGATACGAAATGA
- the LOC103495468 gene encoding dynamin-like protein ARC5 isoform X2 has protein sequence MESGAEPLAVDHDKWRLYEAYNELHGLAQEFHTPFDAPAVLVVGHQTDGKSALVEALMGFQFNHVGGGTKTRRPITLHMKYDPDCETPVCHLVSDDDPTVAIQKSLHEIQAFIEAENMRLESETSQFSAKEIIIKVEYKYCPNLTIIDTPGLIAPAPGRKNRVLQAQARAVESLVRAKMQHREFIILCLEDCSDWSNATTRRVVMQIDPELSRTVIVSTKLDTKIPQFARSSDVEVFLLPPSCALDGIILGDSPFFTSVPSGRVGSAHDSVYKSNDEFKEAIALREKEDIILLEEKLCRPLAEKEKVRIGVSKLRTFLEELLQKSVPLIISLLDKEYRSTTRKLNDIDQELSNLDEVTLKEKGRAFHDLFLTKLSLLLKGTVVAPPDKFGETLQDERINGGAFVGTDGLQFPQKLIPNAGMRLYGGAQYHRAMAEFRFVVGGVKCPPITREEIVNACGVEDIHDGANYSRTACVIAVAKARDTFEPYLHQLGGRLLHILKRLLPISVYLLQKDGEYLSGHQVFLNRVSSAFNNFAESTEKACREKCMEDLVSTTRYVSWSLHNKNRSGLRHFLDSFCGNDQSIMGGNLASSGLSQDSTFGSLSNERQDNKPRPDVKLSQLASGIDSSSCIQGTETRLVDLLDCTLWNRRLAPSSERIVHALVQQIFHGIREYFLASAELKFNCFLLMPVVDKLPALLREDLDSAFENELDNVFDITNLVHSLSQRKRDAEVELRRIKRLKEKFRVVHQQLILQQSKPEMKTGEGDTK, from the exons ATGGAGAGTGGAGCAGAGCCACTGGCGGTGGACCATGACAAATGGCGACTCTACGAAGCTTACAATGAGCTTCACGGACTCGCTCAGGAGTTCCACACTCCTTTCGACGCTCCGGCAGTACTCGTGGTCGGCCACCAAACCGATGGCAAAAGCGCCTTGGTTGAAGCTCTCATGGGCTTCCAATTCAACCACGTCGGTGGCGGAACCAAGACTCGCAGACCCATTACTCTTCACATGAAGTACGACCCCGACTGTGAAACTCCCGTCTGTCATCTTGTCTCCGATGACGACCCCACTGTCGCCATCCAAAAATCTCTCCACGAAATTCAG GCATTCATTGAAGCTGAAAATATGAGGTTGGAGAGTGAAACAAGTCAATTCTCGGCCAAGGAAATAATTATTAAAGTGGAGTATAAGTATTGCCCTAATCTTACGATTATTGACACTCCTGGGCTCATTGCTCCAGCCCCAGGTCGAAAGAATCGGGTGTTGCAG GCTCAAGCTCGTGCAGTCGAGTCACTAGTACGAGCTAAAATGCAGCACAGAGAGTTCATCATATTGTGTCTTGAAGATTGTAGTGACTGGAGTAATGCGACTACCCGAAGGGTCGTAATGCAG ATTGATCCTGAACTCTCAAGGACTGTGATTGTATCAACCAAACTTGATACCAAGATACCCCAATTTGCTCGTTCTTCAGACGTGGAAGTCTTTCTTTTGCCACCCTCTTGTGCACTTGATGGCATCATATTGGGGGACTCTCCATTTTTCACATCTGTTCCTTCAGGCAGAGTTGGTTCTGCACATGATTCAGTTTATAAATCAAATGACGAGTTCAAAGAG GCTATAGCTTTGAGAGAGAAGGAAGACATTATCCTTTTGGAGGAAAAGTTGTGCCGACCTTTGGCTGAGAAAGAAAAAGTGAGAATTGGTGTAAGCAAATTGAGAACGTTCTTAGAAGAACTGCTACAGAAAag TGTGCCCTTGATCATTTCACTTCTTGATAAGGAGTACAGGAGCACAACTCGAAAACTGAATGATATTGATCAAGAACTCAG TAATTTGGACGAAGTAACATTGAAGGAGAAAGGAAGAGCATTTCACGACTTGTTTTTGACCAAG TTATCTTTGCTTTTAAAAGGAACAGTTGTTGCTCCTCCAGATAAATTTG GTGAAACACTTCAAGATGAAAGAATCAATGGAGGGGCTTTTGTTGGTACCGATGGTCTTCAATTTCCACAGAAACTAATCCCG aatgCAGGCATGCGTTTATATGGTGGTGCACAATATCATCGTGCTATGGCTGAGTTCCGTTTTGTGGTTGGGGGAGTAAAGTGTCCTCCAATTACTAGGGAAGAAATTGTAAATGCATGTGGAGTCGAGGATATACATGATGGAGCAAACTACTCTAG AACGGCTTGTGTGATAGCTGTGGCCAAAGCTCGAGATACCTTTGAACCATATCTTCATCAG TTGGGTGGTAGACTATTGCACATTTTGAAGAGACTGCTTCCTATTTCTGTCTACCTTCTTCAG AAAGATGGGGAGTATTTAAGTGGTCACCAGGTGTTTCTCAACCGTGTTTCTTCTGCCTTCAACAACTTTGCTGAATCTACTGAGAAGGCATGCCGTGAAAA ATGCATGGAAGATTTAGTGAGCACTACCCGCTACGTCTCATGGTCGCTTCACAATAAG AATCGATCAGGGCTACGCCACTTCCTAGACTCATTTTGTGGAAATGATCAGTCCATCATGGGAGGGAATTTGGCTTCTAGTGGCCTTTCTCAAGATTCAACTTTTGGTTCTCTTAGCAATGAGCGGCAAGACAATAAACCTAGGCCAGATGTAAAGCTCAGTCAATTGGCATCAGGAATTGACTCCAGCTCTTGTATTCAGGGAACAGAAACAAGGCTAGTTGATCTCTTAGATTGCACGCTTTGGAACAGAAGACTTGCTCCTTCATCTGAAAGAATTGTTCATGCTCTAGTACAGCAGATATTCCATGGAATTAGAGAATATTTCTTGGCTTCTGCAGAACTAAAG TTCAACTGTTTTCTTCTAATGCCAGTAGTGGACAAGTTGCCAGCACTTCTACGCGAGGACTTAGACTCTGCTTTTGAAAATGAACTGGATAATGTTTTCGATATCACGAATTTGGTACACTCCTTGAGCCAGCGAAAGCGCGATGCTGAGGTTGAACTGAGAAGG ATTAAGAGGCTCAAGGAGAAGTTTAGAGTGGTACATCAGCAGCTCATACTGCAACAATCCAAGCCTGAAATGAAAACTGGAGAAGGTGATACGAAATGA
- the LOC103495470 gene encoding nuclear transcription factor Y subunit C-2, producing MDQSERSQHQQQSQQPAGGVGAGQLQYSNPYQTAPMVASGTPAITIPPTQPPSSFSNSPHQLAYQQAQHFHHQQQQQQQQQLQMFWANQMQEIEQTTDFKNHSLPLARIKKIMKADEDVRMISAEAPVIFAKACEMFILELTLRSWIHTEENKRRTLQKNDIAAAISRTDVFDFLVDIIPRDELKEEGLGITKASLPVVGSPADLPYYYVPSQHPVGATGMIMGKQLDQANMYGATAQQPRPSMPFMPWPHTQPQQQQQTQQQSDG from the coding sequence ATGGATCAATCGGAGCGTTCTCAGCATCAGCAACAATCACAGCAACCTGCAGGTGGTGTGGGTGCAGGCCAATTACAATATTCTAATCCTTACCAAACAGCTCCGATGGTGGCTTCCGGAACTCCTGCTATTACAATTCCCCCAACTCAGCCACCATCCAGTTTCTCCAATTCTCCACACCAGCTTGCCTACCAGCAGGCTCAACACTTCCACCACcagcagcagcagcaacaacaacaacagctCCAAATGTTTTGGGCAAACCAAATGCAAGAGATTGAACAAACAACTGACTTTAAGAACCATAGTCTCCCTCTTGCTCGAATCAAGAAAATAATGAAAGCAGATGAAGACGTCCGAATGATTTCCGCTGAAGCACCGGTTATATTTGCAAAAGCATGTGAAATGTTCATCTTGGAGTTGACTCTGCGATCATGGATTCACACAGAAGAGAACAAAAGGAGAACTTTACAGAAGAACGATATTGCAGCTGCAATTTCAAGGACAGATGTCTTTGATTTCTTGGTTGATATTATTCCAAGAGATGAACTGAAAGAGGAAGGTCTTGGAATCACAAAAGCCTCCCTTCCCGTAGTTGGTTCCCCAGCTGATCTTCCTTATTACTATGTTCCATCCCAGCATCCGGTGGGTGCTACAGGAATGATAATGGGGAAGCAATTAGATCAAGCGAACATGTATGGTGCCACTGCACAACAGCCCCGACCATCGATGCCTTTCATGCCATGGCCGCATACCCAACCACAGCAGCAACAACAAACTCAGCAGCAAAGTGATGGATAG
- the LOC103495469 gene encoding UDP-glycosyltransferase 74F2-like: protein MPWALDVVKDFGIMAASFFTQPCSVNLIYYCFHEGLLSLPILDQEDSVAGLPPLRVEEMPSFISTPECYPNYFELVLNQWSNTKEVDWILVNSIYEFEPKIQISQEADELSKIGPTLTIEPTIPSFYVDSHVIDDKKYKLDLFKIDPEEASLTRMWLDTKPKGYVVYVSFGSMANLNITQMAELASGLLESNHYFIWVIRESEKAKLPTSFAPEKGLILHWSSQLEVLSHEAVGCFFAHCRWNSTLEALCLGVPMVGMPQWTDQPNNAKYVEDVWKVGVRVKVGEDGIVRKEEIKGCIRRVMEGDGASEFKENALKWKQLGLKALGKGGSSMQNIDQFISSLTEKI from the exons ATGCCTTGGGCTCTAGATGTCGTTAAGGACTTCGGCATTATGGCAGCGTCGTTCTTCACGCAGCCTTGCTCGGTCAACTTGATTTATTACTGTTTTCATGAGGGGTTGTTGAGTCTTCCCATTTTGGATCAGGAGGATTCTGTGGCTGGGCTGCCGCCGCTTCGGGTGGAGGAGATGCCGTCTTTCATCTCGACGCCGGAGTGTTACCCGAATTACTTCGAGTTGGTGTTGAATCAGTGGTCCAACACAAAGGAAGTGGATTGGATTCTTGTTAATTCTATCTACGAATTTGAGCCAAAG ATCCAAATATCACAGGAAGCAGATGAACTATCAAAAATTGGTCCAACACTAACGATAGAACCAACGATTCCATCTTTCTACGTAGACAGCCATGTCATAGATGACAAGAAATACAAGTTAGATCTCTTCAAAATCGATCCAGAGGAGGCATCTTTAACAAGAATGTGGCTTGATACCAAACCAAAAGGCTATGTTGTTTACGTGTCATTCGGCAGCATGGCCAACCTAAACATAACACAAATGGCAGAGTTGGCTAGTGGATTACTTGAAAGTAACCACTACTTCATCTGGGTGATTAGGGAATCAGAGAAGGCAAAACTCCCTACCTCCTTTGCGCCAGAAAAGGGGCTAATATTGCATTGGAGCTCCCAACTAGAAGTGCTTTCACATGAAGCAGTTGGATGCTTCTTCGCACACTGCAGGTGGAACTCAACGCTGGAAGCTCTGTGTTTGGGCGTGCCAATGGTGGGGATGCCACAGTGGACCGATCAGCCGAACAACGCCAAGTACGTGGAGGATGTGTGGAAGGTGGGAGTGAGAGTGAAGGTGGGCGAGGATGGGATTGTGAGGAAAGAAGAGATCAAAGGTTGTATAAGAAGAGTGATGGAGGGAGATGGGGCCTCAGAGTTCAAAGAAAATGCTTTGAAATGGAAACAACTTGGGTTGAAAGCACTTGGAAAAGGTGGCAGTTCCATGCAGAACATTGATCAATTCATTTCTAGCTTGACGGAGAAAATTTGA
- the LOC103495476 gene encoding UDP-glycosyltransferase 74F2-like: MINKSEYSHFKQVTEKVSLGKEIPQMGLEGNKNLHVLVLTYPTQGHVNPMLQFCKSLSSKGVDTTVAVTKFIFNTFNPKSDASNTIQWDTISDGFDEGGFSAATSIEDYLETMKKAGSKTLTELIKRHQDLGHPIDAVVYDALMPWALDIAKSFNLTAATFFTMPCSVNLIYYYVDRGLVRLPVPKDSYPVCLPSLPPLMPPDMPSFIYVPESYPQYLYLLLNQMPNIEGADYILVNSIHEFEPLETDAMAKIGPTLLTIGPTIPSYYIDKSYENDKKYELDLFKIEPKEASSTREWLKTKPKGSVIYVSFGSMAKLNTTQMAELAAGLVESNYYFIWVVRASEEEKLPKGFAPEKGLVLRWSSQLEVLSNEAIGSFFTHSGWNSTLESLCLGVPMVAMPQWTDQPTTGKYVADVWKVGVRVKVGEDGIVGKDEIKACVKAVMEGERAIEFKQNALKWKQLGLGALREGGSSSKHIDEFISGLRDKIIPSV, from the exons ATGATCAACAAAAGTGAGTACTCACACTTCAAACAGGTAACTGAGAAAGTATCTCTTGGAAAAGAAATCCCACAAATGGGTTTAGAAGGTAATAAGAATCTCCATGTGCTTGTATTGACATACCCAACTCAAGGTCATGTCAACCCAATGCTCCAATTTTGCAAGTCTTTATCCTCCAAAGGAGTAGACACCACAGTCGCGGTAACCAAGTTCATCTTCAACACATTCAACCCTAAATCCGATGCCTCCAATACTATTCAATGGGACACCATTTCCGATGGCTTCGATGAAGGTGGCTTCTCCGCAGCCACCAGCATTGAAGACTACCTCGAGACAATGAAGAAGGCAGGCTCCAAGACCTTGACGGAGCTCATTAAGCGCCACCAAGATCTTGGCCACCCGATCGATGCTGTCGTGTATGATGCCTTAATGCCTTGGGCTCTCGATATTGCGAAAAGCTTCAACCTTACAGCCGCTACGTTCTTTACTATGCCTTGTTCTGTCAACCTCATTTACTACTACGTAGATAGAGGTTTGGTTAGATTGCCGGTCCCAAAGGATTCGTATCCCGTCTGCCTTCCGAGCCTCCCTCCGCTAATGCCACCGGATATGCCTTCGTTTATTTATGTTCCGGAATCTTACCCTCAGTATCTTTACTTGTTGTTGAATCAGATGCCAAATATCGAGGGAGCCGATTATATTCTCGTCAACTCTATCCATGAGTTTGAACCTTTG GAAACAGATGCAATGGCCAAAATTGGTCCAACATTGTTGACAATCGGACCAACCATTCCATCTTACTACATAGACAAATCCTACGAAAACGACAAGAAATACGAGCTCGATCTATTCAAAATCGAGCCAAAGGAGGCATCGTCAACAAGAGAATGGCTCAAGACCAAACCAAAAGGTTCAGTCATTTACGTGTCATTCGGTAGTATGGCCAAACTAAACACAACTCAAATGGCTGAACTAGCAGCTGGATTAGTTGAAAGCAACTACTACTTCATTTGGGTGGTTAGGGCTTCGGAAGAGGAGAAACTTCCAAAAGGGTTTGCACCGGAAAAAGGATTAGTTTTGAGATGGAGCTCCCAATTAGAAGTACTTTCAAACGAAGCGATCGGAAGTTTCTTCACACATAGTGGTTGGAACTCGACATTAGAGTCGTTGTGTTTGGGCGTGCCGATGGTGGCAATGCCGCAGTGGACGGACCAACCGACAACCGGGAAGTACGTGGCGGATGTGTGGAAGGTGGGAGTGAGAGTGAAGGTAGGTGAGGATGGGATTGTAGGAAAGGATGAGATCAAAGCTTGTGTAAAAGCAGTAATGGAAGGAGAGAGAGCAATTGAGTTCAAACAAAATGCTTTGAAATGGAAACAACTTGGTTTGGGAGCACTTAGGGAAGGTGGGAGTTCATCAAAGCATATTGATGAATTCATTTCTGGTTTGAGGGACAAGATTATACCAAGTGTTTAA